CGCAGAAGGTTCACTGGACCTGGCCGGTTTGGAGGTCCCGGCGTCGGACATCAAGGACGCTTTGAAGGTGGTTCCGGAAGAGTGGGAAGCCGAGCTCGCCGGCATCGAGGAGTGGTACGCCCGCTTTGGCGACTCCCTCCCGGAGGAAATGGCCGCCGAGCTGGAGGGCCTGAAGCAGCGCTTCGCAGCATAAATATGGGGCCTCTACCGGCTCGACCACCGCTGGTCGAGCCCGTAGAGACCCCATTGTGCATTTCCCCCCAAACGCTCGCTCACTAGCGGGGCTTTTTCGCCAAACGCTCGCTCACTCGGCCGCCAGCATTCAGCGGTACGTGAGCGAGCGTTCGTCCAAACACCCCCTGATGTGAGCGAGCGTCCGGGAAAACTGCCCCGTATCTGAGCGAGCGTTGCTGGTGGGGGCTAGTTTGCGGCGCCGGCGAGCCAGACGTCCGGGCCGAAGACCTCGTAGTGGATCTTCGTCGACGGGATGCCGGCGTCAATGGCCTGGTTGCGGATCGCCTTCATAAACGGCAGTGGACCGCACACGTACATGGACGCGTCGGCCGGAATGTCCACACCGTCGAGGGACATGAAGCCCTTATGGAAGCCCTCGGTGGGTTCCTCCAGCCAGAGCTGCAGGGTCGCGCTGTCGATGGCGTCGACGTCCCTGGTCATCTGCTCGCGCAGGGCCCAGGCTTCGAGGTTTTTCTCGGCGTGCAGCACCAGCACCTCACGATCCCCGCCTGTAGTGGCAAGTGAGCGCAGCGCCGATGCGGAGGGGGTGCAGCCAATGCCTGCTGTGGCAAACACCACGGGGCCCTCGCCATCGAGCGTCACATCGCCGGAGGGGTTGGAAAGCTCGACGACGTCCCCGACCTTCACATTGTTGTGCAGCACGGGTGAGACCTCGCCGCCATCGTCACGCTTGGTGGTGAACACGCGGCGGGTGGTGGACTCGACGTCGGCCGAGAGCGAGTACTGGCGGACCTGAAGCAGCCCGTCGGGCAGGGCGACCTTGACGGAGACGAACTGGCCGGGGCGGGCCACGGTGACGGGTGTGTCGTCGGCCGGCGCCAGCACGAAGGTCATGGCGTCGGTGCCGGCCGGGTTCTTCTCCACGACGGTCCAGGGCATCCACATCTTGTCGTTGGCCTGGATGGCGTAGAGGCCCTTTTCAATCTTGATGAGGGCGTTGGCCATGAGCCAGTACACCTCGGTCCAGGCCTCGGCGATCTCGGCCGTAATGACGTCCGCGAGCTCCTCGGCGATGGCCTCGAAGAGGTACTTGTAGACAATGTCGTACTGGTCCGCGGTGATGCCAAGGGCGGTGTGCTTGTGGGCAATGCGGCTCAGCAGGGTCTCGGGAATTAGGTCCGGGTTGGCAACGAGGGCCGTGGCGAAGCCTGCAATGGAGCCGGCCAGGGCCTTTTGCTGCTCGCCGTTGCCCTGGTTGGCACGGCTGAACAGGCCGTTCAGGAGTTCGGGGTGATGGCGCCCAGGCGTGAGCCGACCAGCGGCAGTGTGGCAACAATGAGCGGGCGCGATTTTTCCGAAAGCATGATTACTCCTTGGTGAAAGTCGAGGTGACAACACCAAAGTAGCATTTGATATGCGAGTTTAAAGACACGTTTTCTACAAGTTGTAGAAAAGTGTTGACTTGGCGCGGGTCAGCCTGGACGGGATGTGCTTAACATCACGGGAACGGGGCCGTCGGATGTCTTCCGGGCGAGGCTGAAGATGGTCACATTGTCCAGCGAGACGTAGAACGATTCCCGGGCATGGTTCAGCGCCCCCCGCAACCCGCAATCGTGCACCAGGGGGCAGTCGCCCATGTCGGTCTGGCACTCGGCCACGTCACTGTGGTCATCAAGCACGCGCAGCACCTGGCCCACCGTGGCCACCTTGCCCGCAGGGGAGATGCGCACGCCACCGCTGCGCCCGCGAATGGCCTCGACGAGTCCCATCTGGCGCAGCTTGAGCACGGCCTTGCTGACGTGGTTGTACGGCGTGCCCACCTGTTCCGCGAGGTCGCGGGTGGTGGAAAGTTCACCATCCGGTGCCGAGCACAACACCATCAACAGGCGCAGGCTGACGTCGGAAAAGCTGTTGATGCGCATCAGTTAGGCCCAGATCGTGATCTCGCCGGCTTCCAAGAACGGATTGCCGAACTCCCAGCCGGTGGGTGCCTGGCGGTACGGCTGCACCGCTGCAACTCCCATGCCGGTGCTGTGCTCTGCCATGACGTGGATGGCATCCGTGACATCGTCGGGCAGGTGGATGTCACAGACGACGGCGGCCGCCCGGTTTTGATCCCGCTGTTGCGTGAGTGCCTGAAACAAGTCCGCAATCATCGCGTCGGCATCGAGTTCGCTTTCCTCCCCACCATCCACCTCGGTCGGTGAGACGGCCACGAGGTTAAGCTCGCCGTCGTGCGTGAGGACAAGGCCAACCGGCAGGAAGGCGCCGTGCTCCTCCAACTGCTCGGCAGCAACGCCCAGGGCGGTGCCAATGAGTTTATTCAGGTCATCCTGCACCTGGGCGTCAAGCTCGGAAGGTTCGGGGGTGTTCTGGTTCATGGATTTTCCTCGGAATATCTTAGAGTGGTGGCGCGCTGCGGCGGGTTAGCGGCGCACAAGTTCAAGGACGGCGTCGCGGATGTCGGCCATGGTGACGGCGTCCTCGGCTTCGGCGTTCAGGCGCAGGAAGGGTTCGGTGTTGGAGGCGCGCAGGTTGAACCACCAGGAGCCGTCCTTGGCGCTGAACGTGATGCCGTCCAGCTCGTCAACCGTGACGTCCTCGCGTGTGTAGGCGGCGCGGACGCGGGCCACGGCGGCAGGGACATCGGCCAGCTGGGAGTTGATCTCACCGCTGGAGACATAGGGCTCGTACTCGCGTCCCAGCTCCGAGAGCGGTCCGTTCTGCTCGCCGAGAGCGGCCAGCACGTGCATGGCCGCGAGCATGCCGGTGTCGGCGTTGAAGAAGTCGCGGAAGTAGTAGTGTGCCGAGTGCTCGCCGCCAAAGACGGCGCCTTCCTCGGCCATGGTGGCCTTGATGAAGGAGTGGCCAACCCGCGTGCGAACAGCCCGGCCGCCGTCGTGCGTGATCAGTTCAGGCACCGCGCGGGAGGTGATCAGGTTGTGGATGACGGTGGGGTGTTCCTCGCCGGCCAGCTTGGCGCGGGCAATCTCGCGGCGGGCCACCAAGGCGGTGACGGCCGACGGCGACACAGGCGCACCCAGTTCGTCAATGACAAAACAGCGGTCGGCATCGCCGTCGAACGCCAAACCAATGTCCGCACCGTGCTCCACAACGGCGGCCTGCAGGTCAACGAGGTTGGCGGGTTCAAGAGGGTTGGCCGGGTGGTTCGGGAACGTGCCGTCCAGCTCAAAGTAGAGCGGGATGATCTCGAAGGGCAGGCCCGGCAGCAGGGCGTCGCCGAGGACGGCGGGGGTGGTCATGCCGGCCATGCCGTTGCCGGCGTCGACCACGATCTTCAGCGGGCGGGAACCGGTGAGGTCAACGAGCTTGCGCAGGTACTCCGAGTAGGCCTTCAGGACGTCGGTCTGGCCAATGGTCCCGGCTTCGCTTTCGGCGGCGGGGATGCCGTCCTTGAGGTACTGTTGCGCGAGGTCGCGGATCTCGGTCATGCCGGTCTCCGAGGACACGGGAACGGCGCCTGCCCGGGTCATCTTCATGCCGTTGTATTCGGCGGGGTTGTGGCTGGCCGTGAAGACAACACCGGCGGCCTGCAACGCACCGGAGGCAAAATACAGCTCATCCGTGGAGATCAGGCCCAACAGCTGCACATTGGCACCGCGGCTGGTGGCGCCCTCGGCAAATGCCTGTGAGAATCCGGGGGAGGAAGGGCGCATGTCGCCGCCCACCAGGACGGTTTGGCCCTTGATCCCGAGAACCTCGACAAACGCGGCTCCCACGGCCCGCACGGATGCGGTGGTGATGGTCTCGCCGACGATTCCGCGCACGTCATAGGCCTTGAACGAGCTGGTCAGGTCAACCGGAAAATTATCTTCAGTAGTCACCCAACCATCTTACCGTCGAGTGGCAAACCCGAAAGTTATCCACAGCTGGTTGCCTGCGGCGGGAGGATTGTCAGTGTCCACTGGAATACTGGGGGCATGACCTTTCAACCAGCGCCCAGTCCAGCCGCCTCCGCCTTCCAGGGTGGGCCCTCCGATACCCGCGGGCGTGCCCTTGAAGTGCTCCGGGCGTTGGTGGGCCGGGAGGATGCCGTCTTTCACGACGGGCAGTTTGAGGCCATTGAGGCATTGGTCGACGGCGGTCGGCGCGCCTTGGTTGTCCAGCGCACGGGTTGGGGAAAGTCGGCTGTGTACTTTGTAGCCTCCCTGTTGCTGCGGGCTCGCGGGGCCGGGCCCACGCTGATTGTCTCGCCCCTGCTGGCGCTCATGCGGGACCAGGTGGCCGCCGCCGAACGCGCCGGTGTACGAGCCATGGCCATCAACTCCGCCAATGCCACCGACTGGGGCCTGGTCTCCGCGGCGCTGGCTGCCGACGAGGTGGATGTGCTGCTGGTTTCCCCCGAGCGGCTGACCAATCCGTCCTTTCGGGAGAACCAGCTGCCCTCGTTGGTGCAGCGCACGGGCCTGTTGGTGGTTGATGAGGCGCATTGCATTTCCGACTGGGGGCATGACTTCCGTCCCGACTACCGCCGCATCGCCGACCTGATCGCCCAGTTGCCGGCTGCCGTCCCTGTTCTGGCAACCACGGCCACGGCCAACTCCCGGGTGGTCGCCGACATTGAGGAACAGCTTGGCGCCGGAGTGTTCACCATCCGCGGACCGTTGGCCCGCAAGTCCTTGCGGCTCGGGGTGCTGCGGCTGGCCGATTCCCGCGATCGGCTCGGCTGGCTGTTGACCCACCTGGCCGAGTTGCCGGGCAGCGGCATCATCTACACCCTGACAGTTTCCGCCGCGGAGGACACCGCGCGGCTGCTGGCCGAGGCCGGGCACGTGGTCAAGGCCTACACCGGACGCACCGACACCATGGACCGTGAGGCCCTGGAGGACGCACTGAAAGGCAATCAGGTGAAGGCGCTGGTGGCCACCAGTGCCCTGGGCATGGGGTTCGACAAGCCTGACCTGGGCTTCGTGGTCCACCTGGGTGCGCCGTCGTCCCCTGTTGCCTACTACCAGCAGGTGGGCCGTGCCGGACGTGGCAGCGCCAACGCCGATGTGCTGCTGCTGCCGGGCAGTGAGGATGCCGAGATTTGGCGTTACTTTGCCACGGCGTCCATGCCGGCGCAGGACAAGGCCACGGCTGTGCTTGAGGCGCTGGGTGAATCGCCCAAGCCCATGTCAACGCCGGCGCTCGAGGCCCGGGTTGATCTGCGGCGTACCCCGCTTGAGCTGCTGCTGAAGGTGCTGGCCGTGGACGGGGCCGTGCGGCGGGTGTCCGGCGGCTGGGAATCGACCGGGGCGCCGTGGGTTTACGACGAGGAACGCTATCGGCGCATTGCCCAGGCCCGTGTTGACGAGCAGCAGTCCATGGTGGAATACGAGCGCATGTCGGGCTGCCGCATGGAGTACCTGGCGGCCGCCCTCGACGACGAAACTGCAGCACCGTGCGGACGGTGCGACAACTGTGCGGGGCGCTGGTTTGGCGCCGATGTGGTGTCCAGCGCCGCAGAAGCTGCGGGGGAGTCGCTGCGCCATGCAGGACTGCCGCTTGATCCGCGCGCCATGTGGCCCACGGGCATGGACCGTCTGGGAGTCCCCGTGAAGGGCAAGCTCAAGGCGGATGAGATTGTGTCCACCGGCCGCATCCTGGCGAGGATGACGGATCTGGGCTGGGGCAATGCGCTGCGTGCCATGTTTGCCGCAGGCTCCCCGGATGCGCCACTCGATCCGGCCATGGCCCAGGCAGTGGTGGCAGTTCTGCGTGAGTGGGGCCAGTCCGGCTGGGAAGGTGCCGGTCGCCCGGTCGCGGTTGTCGCCATGCCCTCGCGCTCCAAGCCGTTGTTGTTGGCGTCCTTTGCCCAGGCCATCTCCGAGATTGGCAAGCTGCCGTACCTGGGATCGCTGTCGCTGGAATTTGGCGGGCCAACCGGTGAACGCGGCGGCAACAGCGCCTACCGCCTTGCCGGTGTGTGGGAGCGCTTCGCCGTGGGGCCCGAACTGGCCGCGGCACTTGGCGCATCTCCCGGAGGCACCGTCCTGCTGCTGGATGACCTGGTTGACAGCCGGTGGTCGTTGACGGTGGCCGGCCGTGCCTTGCGCCAGGCAGGGGCAGGCCAAGTGCTCCCGCTAGTATTGGCCCAGGCCGGCTAACCTCCCCTCGCCCCATCCCAACGCTCGCTCAGTTGCGGGGCTTTTCTGACGAACGCTCCTGCAGATCCGGGGCACTTTTTCCCGACGCTCGCTCAGCTCCGGGGCTTTAACGCCGAACGCTCCCTCAATACATACAGGGAGCGTTCGGGGATTTCCCCCCATATATAGGGGGAGGGTTTACTGTCCTGCCGGGCGCAGGCGGAGTTCCTGCATGCCGCCGTCGACGGCGATGGAGGTTCCGGTGGTGGAGCCTGAGAGCGGGCTGGCGAGGTAGGCGACGGCGCCGGCTACTTCCTCAGCGGAGACGAGGCGTCCGTGGGGCTGGCGTGCGTTCAGTGCTGCGCGCTCGGCTACGGGATTCTCTGCCTGGTCCATGAGGCGGCCAATCCACGGGGTATCTGCGGTGCCGGGGTTCACGGCGTTGACGCGGACTCCTTCGCGTAGATGGTCTGCTGCCATGGCGCGGGTCAGGGACAGGACTGCTCCCTTGGTTGCCGTGTAGAGGGCACGCGCGGGCAGGCCTGCGGTGGCGGCGATGGAGCAGGTGTTCACGATGGCTGCGGCGCCGGACTTGCGCAGATGGGGAAGTGCGGCGCGGGTGACGCGGACCATGCCAACGACGTTGATGTCCCAGACGCGGGCCCATTCGGCGTCGTCGTTGGTTTCTACGGTGCCGATGGCGCCGATGCCCGCGTTGTTGATGACGATGTCCACACCGCCGAAGGCTTCCACGGTTCCGGTGATAGCAGCCTTGACGGAGTCGTCGTCGGCGACGTTGCAGGTGAAGCCGAGCTGGCCTGCGGGCAGGTTTTCCGGGTTCAGGTCAAGGACGGAGATGTTCGCGCCCATGGCCTGCAGCTTTGCTGCGATCGCGGCGCCGATGCCGGAGGATCCGCCGGTGACGACGGCCGTGAGGTTGGAAAGTTCCTGACTCATGCCTATGGCTCCTTGGTAGTTCCGGCGCGGAAGAATTCCTGGCGCTGACGGCCCAGGCCTGCGATTTCCACTTCGACGACGTCGCCGTCCTGTATATACGGGAAACGGCCGGAGAGGGCAACGCCCTCGGGGGTGCCGGTCAGGATGACATCGCCGGGCTCGAGCACCATGTACTGGGACAGGTGGTGAATGACGGTGGGGACATCGAAGATCAAATCTGCGGTGTTGGAGTCCTGGCGGATTTCGCCGTTGACCCAGGACTTGAGCTGCAACTTGGTGGAATCGATCTCGGAGGCGGGCACGAACCACGGGCCCAGCGGGGTGGATTTGGGCAGTGACTTGCCCTTGGTCCACTGTCCGGCGGCACCGGGGATCTGGTATTCGCGTTCGGAGAGGTCGTTGGCTACTACGTAACCGGCGACGGCGGCAGCGGCTTCCTCAACCGTGGAGAGGTAGCTGACCTCGCGGCCGATGACGACGCCGAGTTCCACTTCCCAGTCGTACTTCTGGGCCAGCGGCGGGATCGGGGAGGCGTCAAAGGGGCCCGCGACCGTGTTGTTGGGCTTGAGGAAGACCACCGGGATGGTCGGGGGCAGGGCGCCGGACTCGGCGGCGTGCGCGGCGTAGTTCATGCCGATGCAGATCACGTTGTTCGGGCGTGCGATGGGGGAGCCGATGCGCAGTTCGGCAGCGTTGTCCAGGACCGGCAGCGTGCCGGCATCCAGTGCCGCGCGCAGCGCGGCCAGGCCGTCATCGGCCAGGAATGCGCCGTCGATCTCGGCCGTGACAGGACGTGCGTCGTAGCTATGCTCGGTTCCGTTGGAGTCGGCGACAATGACGACGGGAATTTCCCGTCCCTGCTCGCCAAGACGTGCAATCTTCATGAAATTCATATCCTCTACAACCACAGGAGTGTGCGGTTCTTATTGTTGGTGGCCCATCGCTGGACCTTAACATCTGAGCTTTAGGGCAACTTTACCCATACTGAACCATGAATCCAGCATTAAGTCCGATATTGACATGGAAAACATCGGATGTTTAGCTTGAGTGAAGTTTTCTACTGTTTATCCTCTTCCAAAGGGAGCCCCTGTGAGCACCATCATCGCCGTTGAAACCAGCGACGTTCGATTTCCAACGTCCCGGGACCTGGATGGCTCCGATGCCATGAATCCAGACCCCGACTACTCGGCGGCCTACCTTCGTGTGGTGACGGACAGCGACGACGGCCACGAGGGCCACGGCTTTGTGTTCACCATCGGCCGCGGCAACGACGTTGAAACAGCAGCCATCAAGGCGCTGACGCCGTACCTGATGGGCCGCAACGTGGAAGAGTTGCTGGCGGACATGGGCGGCACCTGGAAGGAACTGACCCACGATTCACAGCTGCGCTGGCTGGGCCCGGAAAAGGGTGTCATGCACATGGCCATCGGCGCCGTTGTCAACGCTCTGTGGGACCTGAAGTCCAAGCGCGCGGGCCTGCCGCTGTGGCAGCTGCTGGCCCAGATGAGCCCGGAAGAACTGGTTGACCTGGTTGATTTCCGTTACCTCACCGACGCCATGACGCGCGATGAAGCACTGGAAATCCTGCGCCAGGCAGAGGCCGGCCGCGAAGAGCGCACCGCCACGCTGCTGGCTGAGGGCTACCCCGGCTACACCACTACACCGGGTTGGTTGGGTTACTCGGACGAGAAGCTGACCCGTCTGGCCCACGAGGCAGTTGCCGCCGGCTTCAAGCAGATCAAACTCAAGGTCGGTGCCGACCTCGAAGATGATGTGCGCCGACTGCGGGCCGCACGTGCCGCCGTCGGACCTGACATTTTGATTGCCGTGGACGCCAACCAGCGCTGGGACGTTGCGGAGGCCATCGAATGGATGAAGCACCTGGCGCCGTTCGACATCGCCTGGATCGAGGAGCCCACCAGCCCCGACGACATCCTGGGCCATGCGGCCATCGCCCGCGGCGTTGCCCCGATCCCGGTGGCCACCGGCGAGCACGTGCAGAACCGTGTTGTCTTCAAGCAGATGCTCCAGGCTGACGCGCTGCAGGTCCTGCAGATCGATGCTGCCCGCGTGGCCGGGGTGAACGAAAACGTTGCCATTCTTCTGCTAGCCGCCAAGTTCGGCGTCCGCGTCTGCCCGCACGCCGGCGGCGTGGGACTGTGCGAGGCCGTCCAGCACCTGTCGATGTTTGACTTCGTGGCAGTTTCCGGCCAGAAGGAAGACCGCATGATCGAGTTCGTGGACCACCTCCACGAGCACTTCGTCACCCCGATCGACGTTCATGACGGCTGCTACTGGCCGCCCGTCACCCCGGGCGGCGGCAGCGAAATGCACGCAGCCTCGGTTGCCGAGTACACCTTCCCCGACGGCGCCTTCTGGGTTGCCGATGCCGCAGAAGCCGCAGCCGCAGAAAAAGAACTGGTCTAACCCCATGACGCACCAGGGCGCCCCCGCACAAGTTGTCATCCCGCACGCTCCTTGGTTCACCGAGGACCGGCTTGGCATGTTTGTGCACTGGGGGCTGTACTCCCTGGCTGCCCGGCACGAATGGGTCATGAACTACGAGCAAATCGCGGTGGAGGATTACCGCAAGTACTTCGAGCACTTTGACCCGGACCTCTACGACCCGCGTGAGTGGGCCGCAGCGGCCAAGCATGCCGGCATGAAGTACGTGGTGCTGACCACCAAGCACCACGACGGGTTCGTGCTGTGGGATTCCGCTCTCACGGAGTACAAGTCAACAAACACTCCGTGCGGGCGGGACCTGCTCACCCCGTATGTCGAGGCGCTGCGGGAGGCCGGCCTGAAGGTTGGTTTTTACCACTCCGTCATCGACTGGCACCACCCTGACTTCGCCATCGACGCCGTCCATCCCGAGCGCAACAACCCGGATTGGCGCGAGCTCAACAAGACCCGCACCGGCGAGGCCTACCGCGAGTACCTGCACGGGCAGGTTCGCGAGCTGCTGAGCAATTACGGTCAGATCGACTACCTCTTCTTTGACTTCTCCTACCCTGAGATGTCCACCAAGACGGCCGACGGCGAACCCAAGTTCCGCGGCAAGGGAGCCAAGGATTGGGGTTCCGTGGAGCTGATGAAGACGATCCGCGAGCTGCAGCCCGGGATCATCGTCAACGACCGGCTCAACGTGCCGGGAGACTTTGTGACCCCGGAGCAGTACCAGCCCGCCGGGGCCATGCTCAGCGGCGACAAGGAAGTTCCGTGGGAAGCCTGCCAGACCCTGAACGGCAGCTGGGGTTACGACCGAGACAACCTGGACTACAAGGCGCCCGACCAGCTGGTCCGGATGCTCATTGACGGTGTCTCCAAGGGCGGAAATCTGTTGCTGAACGTGGGCCCCACGGCCCGCGGCGAGATCGATCCGCGCGCCCATGAGGCGCTTGAGGGCATCGGCGAATGGATGCGCCTGCACAGCCGCTCCATCTACGGCGCCGGGGCCGCGGGCCTGGACGCTCCGGTGGACGCCCGCTACACCCTGCGCGGCGACCGCCTCTATCTGCACTTGTTCGCGTGGCCGTTCCAGTTCATCCACCTGCCCGGCCTGGCAGACAAGGTGCGCTACGCGCAGTTGCTCAACGACGCATCCGAGGTTGCCATGCTGGTCCTCGACTCGGACCAGGTCGCCGGGCACATGACTCCCGCCGGCCAGGCGCCCGGTACGCTGACGCTGAAGCTGCCGGTGCAACGGCCCAACGTGAGAGTGCCCGTCGTCGAACTCTTCTTGAACAGCACCGCCCTGAACACGCACCCCACTACCGAAAGGGACTGACATGACCCAAAAGATTGCCCTTCACACCCGTCTCAAGCCCGGCAAGGAAGCCGAGTACGATCGTGTCCACGCCCGCATCAGCGACGACCTCGACGCGGCCCTGCGCGGCGCCGGCGTCACCGGCTGGAACATTTGGCGCAGCGGGAGGGACCTTTTCCATGTCGTGGAGGTGGCCGATTACCAGGCCATGCGCAAGGAACTGGCCACGGATCCGGTCAACATTGCGTGGCAGGGGGTCATGAGCGAGCTGCTGGACGTTGAGGACGATTACTCGGGC
This genomic interval from Arthrobacter sp. PAMC 25486 contains the following:
- a CDS encoding Rrf2 family transcriptional regulator; the protein is MRINSFSDVSLRLLMVLCSAPDGELSTTRDLAEQVGTPYNHVSKAVLKLRQMGLVEAIRGRSGGVRISPAGKVATVGQVLRVLDDHSDVAECQTDMGDCPLVHDCGLRGALNHARESFYVSLDNVTIFSLARKTSDGPVPVMLSTSRPG
- a CDS encoding phosphomannomutase/phosphoglucomutase gives rise to the protein MTTEDNFPVDLTSSFKAYDVRGIVGETITTASVRAVGAAFVEVLGIKGQTVLVGGDMRPSSPGFSQAFAEGATSRGANVQLLGLISTDELYFASGALQAAGVVFTASHNPAEYNGMKMTRAGAVPVSSETGMTEIRDLAQQYLKDGIPAAESEAGTIGQTDVLKAYSEYLRKLVDLTGSRPLKIVVDAGNGMAGMTTPAVLGDALLPGLPFEIIPLYFELDGTFPNHPANPLEPANLVDLQAAVVEHGADIGLAFDGDADRCFVIDELGAPVSPSAVTALVARREIARAKLAGEEHPTVIHNLITSRAVPELITHDGGRAVRTRVGHSFIKATMAEEGAVFGGEHSAHYYFRDFFNADTGMLAAMHVLAALGEQNGPLSELGREYEPYVSSGEINSQLADVPAAVARVRAAYTREDVTVDELDGITFSAKDGSWWFNLRASNTEPFLRLNAEAEDAVTMADIRDAVLELVRR
- a CDS encoding RecQ family ATP-dependent DNA helicase, whose amino-acid sequence is MTFQPAPSPAASAFQGGPSDTRGRALEVLRALVGREDAVFHDGQFEAIEALVDGGRRALVVQRTGWGKSAVYFVASLLLRARGAGPTLIVSPLLALMRDQVAAAERAGVRAMAINSANATDWGLVSAALAADEVDVLLVSPERLTNPSFRENQLPSLVQRTGLLVVDEAHCISDWGHDFRPDYRRIADLIAQLPAAVPVLATTATANSRVVADIEEQLGAGVFTIRGPLARKSLRLGVLRLADSRDRLGWLLTHLAELPGSGIIYTLTVSAAEDTARLLAEAGHVVKAYTGRTDTMDREALEDALKGNQVKALVATSALGMGFDKPDLGFVVHLGAPSSPVAYYQQVGRAGRGSANADVLLLPGSEDAEIWRYFATASMPAQDKATAVLEALGESPKPMSTPALEARVDLRRTPLELLLKVLAVDGAVRRVSGGWESTGAPWVYDEERYRRIAQARVDEQQSMVEYERMSGCRMEYLAAALDDETAAPCGRCDNCAGRWFGADVVSSAAEAAGESLRHAGLPLDPRAMWPTGMDRLGVPVKGKLKADEIVSTGRILARMTDLGWGNALRAMFAAGSPDAPLDPAMAQAVVAVLREWGQSGWEGAGRPVAVVAMPSRSKPLLLASFAQAISEIGKLPYLGSLSLEFGGPTGERGGNSAYRLAGVWERFAVGPELAAALGASPGGTVLLLDDLVDSRWSLTVAGRALRQAGAGQVLPLVLAQAG
- a CDS encoding SDR family NAD(P)-dependent oxidoreductase, with protein sequence MSQELSNLTAVVTGGSSGIGAAIAAKLQAMGANISVLDLNPENLPAGQLGFTCNVADDDSVKAAITGTVEAFGGVDIVINNAGIGAIGTVETNDDAEWARVWDINVVGMVRVTRAALPHLRKSGAAAIVNTCSIAATAGLPARALYTATKGAVLSLTRAMAADHLREGVRVNAVNPGTADTPWIGRLMDQAENPVAERAALNARQPHGRLVSAEEVAGAVAYLASPLSGSTTGTSIAVDGGMQELRLRPAGQ
- a CDS encoding fumarylacetoacetate hydrolase family protein, translated to MKIARLGEQGREIPVVIVADSNGTEHSYDARPVTAEIDGAFLADDGLAALRAALDAGTLPVLDNAAELRIGSPIARPNNVICIGMNYAAHAAESGALPPTIPVVFLKPNNTVAGPFDASPIPPLAQKYDWEVELGVVIGREVSYLSTVEEAAAAVAGYVVANDLSEREYQIPGAAGQWTKGKSLPKSTPLGPWFVPASEIDSTKLQLKSWVNGEIRQDSNTADLIFDVPTVIHHLSQYMVLEPGDVILTGTPEGVALSGRFPYIQDGDVVEVEIAGLGRQRQEFFRAGTTKEP
- a CDS encoding L-fuconate dehydratase; its protein translation is MSTIIAVETSDVRFPTSRDLDGSDAMNPDPDYSAAYLRVVTDSDDGHEGHGFVFTIGRGNDVETAAIKALTPYLMGRNVEELLADMGGTWKELTHDSQLRWLGPEKGVMHMAIGAVVNALWDLKSKRAGLPLWQLLAQMSPEELVDLVDFRYLTDAMTRDEALEILRQAEAGREERTATLLAEGYPGYTTTPGWLGYSDEKLTRLAHEAVAAGFKQIKLKVGADLEDDVRRLRAARAAVGPDILIAVDANQRWDVAEAIEWMKHLAPFDIAWIEEPTSPDDILGHAAIARGVAPIPVATGEHVQNRVVFKQMLQADALQVLQIDAARVAGVNENVAILLLAAKFGVRVCPHAGGVGLCEAVQHLSMFDFVAVSGQKEDRMIEFVDHLHEHFVTPIDVHDGCYWPPVTPGGGSEMHAASVAEYTFPDGAFWVADAAEAAAAEKELV
- a CDS encoding alpha-L-fucosidase, coding for MTHQGAPAQVVIPHAPWFTEDRLGMFVHWGLYSLAARHEWVMNYEQIAVEDYRKYFEHFDPDLYDPREWAAAAKHAGMKYVVLTTKHHDGFVLWDSALTEYKSTNTPCGRDLLTPYVEALREAGLKVGFYHSVIDWHHPDFAIDAVHPERNNPDWRELNKTRTGEAYREYLHGQVRELLSNYGQIDYLFFDFSYPEMSTKTADGEPKFRGKGAKDWGSVELMKTIRELQPGIIVNDRLNVPGDFVTPEQYQPAGAMLSGDKEVPWEACQTLNGSWGYDRDNLDYKAPDQLVRMLIDGVSKGGNLLLNVGPTARGEIDPRAHEALEGIGEWMRLHSRSIYGAGAAGLDAPVDARYTLRGDRLYLHLFAWPFQFIHLPGLADKVRYAQLLNDASEVAMLVLDSDQVAGHMTPAGQAPGTLTLKLPVQRPNVRVPVVELFLNSTALNTHPTTERD
- a CDS encoding L-rhamnose mutarotase translates to MTQKIALHTRLKPGKEAEYDRVHARISDDLDAALRGAGVTGWNIWRSGRDLFHVVEVADYQAMRKELATDPVNIAWQGVMSELLDVEDDYSGDDMGLAKVWELP